The Gemmatimonadaceae bacterium genomic sequence CCGTCCCGCGTCGACACGCCGTCGAACTGACTCGTCATCGCGATCGCGCGCAAGGCGCCGTTCGGTGCGTCGTCCAGCGCGCTCCGCACGCGCGACAACGCGCGCGAGTCATCGAGCGCCTTCGCGACGCGCCAGCGCACGAACACCGCGAGCGCGTCCGCCGTGTCGGCCGGCGGCTGCGTCGCGAGCAGCGTACGCAACGCCGCGACATCGCCTCGACGCGCCAGCAGCAAGGTCAACATGCGGCGCGCCGGCGAGAACGACGCATCGAGCGCGAGCGCGCGGCGAAACGCCTGCTCCGACCGATCGAGCGCGTCGTGCATGCCGAGGAGGTCCCCGTCGTAGTAGAAGCTTTCACCGAGCTGAAACCAGCTCTCCGCGCGATCCGGCGCGACGCGCACCGCATCGCCCCAGGCATCGAGCACTTCAGCGGCGGACGAAGGCTGCGGATATCGCGGACCGGCGAACGCGCGCAGAAACGCGCGATCGCTCACCGACAGATCGTCCTGCTTCGCCCACGCGATCGCCACGCCCCGATCGTGCTGTTCCGCGGCGTTCACGCGATCGGCCGCGATCGCGAGACCGAGCGCCGCGATGGCGAAGCCCTGATCCTCGGAGAGGGCCTGCGCGTACGCGCTCATCGCCGCGTCGTAGTCGGCGCGGCGATATGCGGCGCGCGCGCTGAGATACGCGCGGACCGCGCGCGGCGACGTCGTGCGCGCACCGGCGAGCGCGAGCGTTCGGTCGCCGGATTCCGGAACGATCAAACCCGTGATCAATCGGTCGGTGATCGCGATCAGGCTGTCGGTGTTCGCGGCGACGCTGGCCGTGACTTTCACGCGCCGCGTGTCGGCGTCGATCACGGACGCATGGACGACGAGGCCAGTCGGTGCATCGTCGATCGAACCGATCACGATCTCGCCGGCGCCAAGCCGTCCGGCGACGCGCGCCGCCGCACTCGGCGACACCAGGCTGTCGGCCGATGCGGCGGCGCGCCACACCTGGAGCACGTGCGCCGGATCGGCGGTGCGCTTGCGATCGGCCTCGCCGATTCGCGTCGGCAACAGATCGAGCAGCGCTTCGCGCAAATAGGCAGCCGACGCGCTCGACGATCGCACGCGGAACGGGCTCACGGCAATCGTCGCGCGTCGCAGCGCTTCGCGATCGTTCGCGATACGCGATGCGGCGGCCCGCGCCGCGGCCACGACGGCGATCAACGCCGCGGCAAACCCGATCTGCCAGCGCCGGCGGCGATGTCGCGCGGAGCGCACGATGCGCGCGGTATCGCGCAGATCAACGCCGACAGGCGAAGCACTGTTTTGATCGCCCACATCCACATCGAGCTGGACGTCGACATTCTCACCGGTGCCCGTGCGCACGCTCGCTTCCGCGCTGATCCGTTCGACCTCGTGCCGCAGCGCGGCGCGTCGGATGGTCTCGACGAGCTCCGCGACGGCACGGTCCGGTGCAAGCTCGAGCTCGGACCGTAGTCGCTGCTCGTACGAGCGCGCGCGCAACATCGCCGCCCCTGCGTCTCCCGACGCCATGAGA encodes the following:
- a CDS encoding BTAD domain-containing putative transcriptional regulator; this translates as MILRLHTLGSVYLTRDGELLSGAAGQRRLLAVLAVLACVGERGISRDKLLAVLWSDGDPDRTRHALTQSLYHIRKALGSERIFLNGSDLRVNPDILSSDVGEFRTAIDDGRLADAVELYAGPFLDGFYLTGESEFEFWLTAERDRLSRQFSEALEVLAKEAMERGDVANELRWRTRLADHDPLSAPACAALMRCLMASGDAGAAMLRARSYEQRLRSELELAPDRAVAELVETIRRAALRHEVERISAEASVRTGTGENVDVQLDVDVGDQNSASPVGVDLRDTARIVRSARHRRRRWQIGFAAALIAVVAAARAAASRIANDREALRRATIAVSPFRVRSSSASAAYLREALLDLLPTRIGEADRKRTADPAHVLQVWRAAASADSLVSPSAAARVAGRLGAGEIVIGSIDDAPTGLVVHASVIDADTRRVKVTASVAANTDSLIAITDRLITGLIVPESGDRTLALAGARTTSPRAVRAYLSARAAYRRADYDAAMSAYAQALSEDQGFAIAALGLAIAADRVNAAEQHDRGVAIAWAKQDDLSVSDRAFLRAFAGPRYPQPSSAAEVLDAWGDAVRVAPDRAESWFQLGESFYYDGDLLGMHDALDRSEQAFRRALALDASFSPARRMLTLLLARRGDVAALRTLLATQPPADTADALAVFVRWRVAKALDDSRALSRVRSALDDAPNGALRAIAMTSQFDGVSTRDGDRAIEILRRRPLSDAELVDLTLARHSRALNAGDFDAALTITGELGSYQPSLHPHLRLRVLDALYSKGNRVAAREAANALQRLTAGARPATGADSAVRMADECVLGQWAIAQHDTAAARRVVAPLRAAAVSRYPVPVGANPLTCAELLETSLAVEARGKGAAERLAHMDSLMLSGPAVGDAMRYANLVVAREYQRLGDPRRGLAALQRRSFMRGWPRYRATGLQLQIDLALAAGDTATARSAKQRLEATR